A window of the Gossypium arboreum isolate Shixiya-1 chromosome 2, ASM2569848v2, whole genome shotgun sequence genome harbors these coding sequences:
- the LOC108467265 gene encoding probable protein phosphatase 2C 46: MLSGFMNFLRACFRPRSDRYVHSSSDAGSRQDGLLWYKDTGQHFNGEFSMAVVQANNLLEDQSQLESGCLSSHECGPYGTFVGVYDGHGGPETSRYINDHLFQHLKRFTSEQQTMSVDVIRKAYQATEEGFLSLVTRQWPMNPQIAAVGSCCLAGVICGGTLYVANLGDSRAVLGRAVKATGKVLAIQLSAEHNACIESVRQELQSLHPDDSQIVVLKHNVWRVKGLIQISKSIGDVYLKKAEFNREPLYPRFRLREPFKKPILSADPSITVHQLQPHDQFVIFASDGLWEHLSNQEAVDIVQNHSRSGIARRLVKTALQEAAKKREMRYSDLKKIDRGVRRHFHDDITVIVVFLNSNLVSKASSVKGPNLSVRGGGVTLPPRTLAPCAMPA, encoded by the exons ATGTTATCTGGGTTTATGAACTTCTTGAGGGCCTGTTTTCGGCCGAGGTCGGATCGATATGTTCACTCAAGTTCGGATGCTGGAAGTCGCCAGGATGGGCTTTTGTGGTACAAGGATACAGGGCAACACTTCAATGGTGAGTTCTCGATGGCAGTGGTTCAGGCCAATAATTTACTTGAGGATCAGAGCCAGCTTGAGTCTGGTTGTTTGAGTTCACATGAGTGCGGTCCCTATGGTACTTTTGTTGGTGTATATGATGGGCATGGAGGCCCTGAGACTTCACGTTACATCAATGATCATCTCTTTCAACATCTCAAGC GGTTCACCTCAGAGCAACAGACAATGTCAGTTGACGTAATACGAAAAGCTTATCAAGCAACAGAAGAAGGTTTTTTGTCTCTCGTTACCAGACAATGGCCTATGAACCCACAAATTGCTGCTGTTGGATCCTGCTGCCTGGCCGGTGTTATCTGTGGTGGAACCCTTTATGTTGCCAACCTCGGTGATTCCCGTGCTGTTCTGGGGAGAGCTGTGAAAGCAACAGGAAAGGTTCTAGCCATTCAGCTCTCGGCTGAGCATAATGCTTGTATAGAATCTGTGAGACAGGAGCTGCAATCATTACACCCGGATGACTCGCAAATTGTAGTTTTGAAGCACAATGTGTGGCGTGTAAAAGGTCTCATACAG ATATCCAAATCTATTGGTGATGTATATTTAAAAAAGGCTGAGTTCAACAGGGAGCCTTTGTACCCTAGATTCCGCCTCCGTGAACCTTTCAAAAAGCCGATATTGAGCGCAGACCCATCAATAACAGTGCACCAGCTGCAGCCACATGATCAGTTTGTGATATTTGCATCTGATGGGCTGTGGGAGCACCTAAGCAATCAAGAAGCTGTTGATATAGTTCAGAATCATTCACGAAGT GGAATTGCAAGGAGGCTGGTGAAAACTGCTCTACAAGAggcagcaaagaaaagagaaatgaggTATTCTGACTTGAAGAAAATTGACCGTGGTGTCCGTCGCCATTTCCATGACGACATCACCGTAATTGTGGTGTTTCTTAACTCAAACCTCGTGAGCAAGGCCTCCTCTGTTAAGGGTCCTAATCTATCTGTTCGAGGGGGAGGAGTTACCTTGCCTCCTCGTACTTTGGCTCCTTGTGCCATGCCAGCCTAA
- the LOC108464405 gene encoding protein ALTERED PHOSPHATE STARVATION RESPONSE 1-like translates to MGCVASKLEEEEEVVSICRERKRLIKLAIDRRYALAEAHFRYCQALYAVSAAIKLFVARHSSPPSPFLITFPPPCPPTPPATDQNVIANPMLLQQRPSESTHEAIACESCGSSTSSGISDEETESEVVREEQQQQQQQQQQKQQHQHQQHHQHQPPPPCGYCYMQMPPPMPSPQRDFGWDFFNPFDVVRPEIISGYNRCSDDDLRAVREQEGIPELEEEGDTKEEEKKVVLVEEKDTKREQEESESGLLKVKEETHVSHGEQKGLTVIDSPEKGRELLEALKDIEDYFVRAYDSGKDVSRMLEANMVHLQSGLEGIKENSTKLIQAITWHRSTLSKPQSCKSLVASSSKSSSAWTEYKNDLFDQYAGMDSGSHSLTLERLYAWEKKLYEEVKAGDSTRKIYERKCSRLRNQDVKGYDELTMDKTRAAVKDLYARILIAIRSAETISKRIQNLRDEELLPQIIELLKGLTQTWKVMLESHETQNKILSEVKTFACPSYGKFCNDSHRLATLQLEAELQNWRACFTEYVAAQRAYIQALHGWLTKFLVPEVEFYSRGRSSGAPYGANGPPLLVICYNWLTSMDELPDKAVTFSLKSFSKDVKALWAQQGEEQQQKRKVDGMAKELDRRTMAFQKAETRFLESKLTEYKSEMETEQQNEYLTEKKDQLEMIRKRLDVEREKHHNHMQETQRITLNGFQTGFSTVFESLIEFSKASMKIYNDIVTLSEKMGKVSYIEGSSQVEENSSR, encoded by the exons ATGGGTTGTGTTGCCTCtaaactagaggaagaagaagaagttgTGTCAATTTGTAGAGAAAGGAAACGACTTATAAAGTTAGCAATAGATAGAAGATATGCACTTGCAGAAGCACATTTTAGGTACTGTCAAGCTCTTTATGCAGTGTCAGCTGCCATTAAGCTCTTTGTAGCTCGTCATTCATCACCTCCTTCACCTTTTCTCATCACTTTTCCTCCACCTTGTCCACCTACACCACCAGCCACTGATCAAAATGTGATAGCCAACCCAATGTTGCTTCAACAAAGACCTTCTGAGTCCACCCATGAAGCTATTGCTTGTGAGTCTTGTGGCTCTTCAACAAGCTCAGGTATTTCAGATGAAGAGACTGAATCAGAGGTGGTAAGAGAagagcagcagcagcagcagcagcagcagcagcagaaaCAACAACACCAACACCAACAACACCACCAACATCAACCACCACCACCTTGTGGGTACTGTTATATGCAAATGCCACCACCAATGCCATCACCGCAAAGAGATTTTGGCTGGGACTTCTTTAATCCATTTGATGTTGTTAGACCAGAGATTATAAGTGGATACAACAGGTGTTCTGATGATGATTTAAGAGCGGTGAGGGAACAGGAGGGGATACCAGAGCTAGAAGAGGAAGGAGATACCAAAGAGGAAGAGAAAAAAGTTGTCCTTGTTGAAGAAAAAGATACTAAGAGGGAACAAGAGGAGAGTGAAAGTGGCTTGTTGAAAGTAAAGGAAGAGACTCATGTAAGCCATGGAGAACAGAAAGGGCTAACAGTGATTGATAGCCCAGAAAAAGGAAGGGAACTTTTAGAAGCCTTGAAAGATATTGAGGATTATTTCGTTAGGGCTTATGATTCTGGCAAAGATGTTTCAAGAATGTTGGAGGCTAATATGGTTCATTTACAGTCTGGTCTGGAGGGTATTAAAG AGAACTCAACCAAACTCATCCAAGCTATCACATGGCATCGATCCACTTTGTCGAAGCCTCAATCATGTAAGAGTCTTGTGGCTTCAAGTTCTAAAAGTTCTTCAGCATGGACTGAATATAAGAACGATCTTTTCGATCAGTATGCGGGAATGGATTCAGGAAGTCATTCCTTAACACTAGAAAGACTTTATGCATGGGAAAAGAAGCTCTATGAAGAGGTTAAG GCTGGTGATAGTACAAGGAAAATATATGAGAGAAAATGCTCTCGACTGAGAAACCAGGATGTGAAGGGATATGATGAGCTTACAATGGATAAAACCAGAGCTGCAGTAAAGGATTTGTATGCCAGAATCTTGATTGCGATTCGAAGTGCCGAAACAATCTCAAAGAGAATTCAGAATTTAAGAGATGAAGAACTATTGCCTCAAATTATTGAACTGTTAAAAGG CCTAACACAAACCTGGAAAGTTATGCTTGAATCTCAtgaaacccaaaacaaaatccttTCTGAAGTGAAAACTTTTGCTTGTCCTTCGTATGGAAAATTCTGCAATGATTCTCACCGGCTTGCTACGCTTCAACTAGAAGCCGAGCTTCAAAACTGGCGTGCTTGCTTTACGGAGTATGTCGCAGCTCAAAGAGCATACATTCAGGCTCTTCATGGTTGGCTAACTAAGTTCTTGGTTCCTGAAGTTGAATTTTATTCAAGAGGAAGGAGCTCTGGTGCACCATATGGAGCTAATGGGCCTCCACTTCTTGTTATATGTTATAACTGGTTAACTTCCATGGATGAGTTACCAGATAAGGCTGTCACCTTTTCACTGAAAAGCTTTTCTAAAGATGTAAAGGCACTGTGGGCTCAGCAAGGGGAAGAACAGCAACAAAAGAGGAAAGTTGATGGTATGGCTAAAGAACTTGATAGAAGGACTATGGCCTTCCAGAAGGCAGAAACCAGGTTCTTGGAGTCCAAGCTAACGGAATATAAATCCGAGATGGAGACAGAACAGCAGAATGAATATCTAACGGAGAAGAAAGATCAGTTGGAGATGATAAGGAAGAGGTTAGATGTGGAAAGAGAAAAACACCACAATCACATGCAAGAAACACAAAGAATCACATTAAATGGATTTCAGACTGGATTTTCAACTGTTTTCGAGTCCTTAATTGAATTCTCCAAGGCTTCTATGAAAATTTACAATGACATTGTGACACTAAGTGAAAAAATGGGGAAAGTGTCGTATATAGAAGGCAGCTCCCAGGTTGAGGAAAATAGTAGCAGATGA
- the LOC108465013 gene encoding protein CHAPERONE-LIKE PROTEIN OF POR1, chloroplastic-like: MAVHTLSVRPDRLTPGSPIPRPPVRLPNQTHPSLKPAKIEPWRAAAILHTRRPLAARAGSRADDSAPFEMSVENALNLLGVSESASFDDILRAKNSIVASIKDNQEAIAQVEAAYDMLLMRSLTQRRAGKVVDRSIRFADVKPVNPLGVRSMPQWVQTTTKNLPVSVETPSTGDLGLQAGVYGALMVLTYVNETSTSSAIPYAGPDVAGLILASSFGASLYFMTRRNLKLGKATLITIGGLVAGAVVGSAVENWLQVDIVPFLGIHSPATVVGEIILFSQFLVSLYLR; this comes from the exons ATGGCTGTACACACACTCTCCGTCCGGCCTGACCGTCTAACTCCCGGCTCCCCTATTCCCAGACCGCCGGTGCGCCTCCCTAACCAAACCCACCCTTCTTTAAAACCCGCTAAAATCGAGCCCTGGAGAGCCGCCGCAATCCTCCATACGCGACGACCATTAGCCGCTCGTGCCGGTTCACGAGCTGATGACTCCGCTCCGTTCGAGATGTCTGTTGAGAACGCGCTCAATCTCCTTGGAGTCTCCGAAAGTGCTTCTTTTGATGATATTCTTCGCGCCAAGAATTCGATTGTCGCCTCTATTAAGGATAACCAAGAAGCTATCGCCCAG GTTGAGGCTGCATATGACATGTTGCTTATGAGGAGCTTAACACAACGACGAGCTGGAAAAGTTGTAGACAGAAGCATTAGATTTGCAGATGTTAAACCTGTTAATCCACTTGGGGTGAGATCAATGCCTCAGTGGGTGCAAACGACTACGAAGAATTTACCTGTTTCAGTTGAAACACCATCTACAGGTGATTTGGGCTTACAAGCTGGAGTATATGGGGCTCTTATGGTCCTGACGTATGTGAATGAAACTTCTACATCCTCTGCAATTCCTTATGCCGGACCTGATGTTGCTGGGCTTATCTTAGCAAGTAGCTTCGGAGCTTCCTTGTATTTCATGACCAGAAGGAACTTGAAGTTAG GTAAGGCTACATTAATAACTATAGGGGGGCTTGTTGCTGGTGCAGTGGTGGGATCAGCCGTTGAAAACTGGTTGCAGGTAGACATAGTCCCATTTCTTGGAATACACTCTCCAGCTACTGTAGTTGGTGAAATTATACTCTTCTCTCAATTCTTGGTCTCTCTCTATCTACGGTAG